The Thalassotalea piscium sequence GCGCAATTTTCTAGTTTTATTCAGTATTTTACCGGGTGGACACCTAGTTGGGAAATTGTTAACGGCAATCATTTAATTGGCTCAGTGTCTACCATACAAATGGTGTTTGTATTCGGGTTGGTTGTTTTTTTTGCAAAAAACACACTTGAGATAGGAATGAATAAAAACAAGTTTTCACTTGTTGATAGCGGTGTAATTAGTTTGTCTTTGCTTTTAGCGGTGCTATTGGGAATTGCCTCAACTGCATCAGAATTTCTTTATTTTAATTTTTAACATTATGTATTATAAAAAGTTTTTAATACTTACACTCTCTATGTTTATTGGTCTGGTAATAGGCTACTTTTATATTGTTGATCAACATATAATTATTGACAGAACAGCGCCTTTTTCTTATCGACAGTTTTTATTAGAAACCTCTGCTGATACGCAAGGTAAAGTTATAGTAGAGTCAGGTTCAAACTCAGTTCATTCAATAGATCCTTTTTTATTGGTTGACTATTTTAATGCCCCAGCTATAACGAGTGCAGATAATGCAGGCTATCCCCTACAACTGAAGATATACAATTTATTAAAGGTGGTTAAAACAGGTGATGTTGTGATCTTGCCATTAGAATGGAATCAGTACTCTTATAATGAGCAATTACCAGACAACTTCTTAACAGCGCTTGCTGACAAAAACTTAAAACTTGAGTATTATTTTAATAACTTGCCTTTTGTGGAAAAAATGAAGTTTGTCTTCACTCAGTACCCACTTAAAAGTGCGCTAACAAGTTTGTTTATTCAACGAAACAAAGGAGAACTTTTACGTGAGGATTTAAAACGCTTATCAAAGTTTGATATTTTACTCGGGAAAAATTCAAATGAAACCTATGGAAACTCAGAACGCAATGGTTTAGAGCGGATAGAAAAAGACGGAAGTCATAATAAAAGCTGTGACCAGTATGTGTTAGATGCTCAACTTAGCAAAGGATTTATGATTACCGATGTATTTAAAGATAATTTAGAGCGTTTATTATTATTAAAAGATAAAGGTGTAAAGGTTTACTTTACTTGGCCTACAGTAGTTGATGGAAAGGATAGTACCTGTTATACAGGTAAAATTGCTAAAAGAGAATTACCAGGCTTTGCTCATAAAATTAAAGTAATGATTGAGAACAAAGGCTTTGAATTTATTGGTGATTATAAAGATAATCGTTTCTCAAGTGAATGTTTTCTGAACACTTACTATCATATAAAAAAGGAATGTGCTCAAACAAGAACCACTAGGCTAGTAAAAGCATTCGCAGAGCGTAATGTTTTACCGATTGATAATACCAGTACCCTTGAGCCCTTTTTGAAAAAAACATCTGAAAAGCTAGCAAAGATTAGGGATGATATTGCTAATACATTAATTAAAACCTATTCAACAATAAGTAAAGAGTCTATATCAGGCAGTGAACTACCAAATAAGGTGCTTTTTGTAAAAGGTTGGTCCTTTCAGCAAAAGGCGGGTGTTTGGAGTATCGGAAAAGAGTCTATTATCAGTTTTTTATTAGAAAATAGTTTACTTAAACAACCAATAATTAATATTACCTTAGACGGTGAATACTATAATGGTACTGATAAAACAGAAGTGTTAATAAATGGTAAATCAATGGGGTTTCATGTGCTTAAAAACAGAACCTTTTCTTTGCCGAGCCAAAGGCTTACTACTAATAACCTTATTATTACCTTACGACATAGTAATATTAAATCACCTTTTGAGTTAAACAAAAGTAAAGATAAACGGAAAATTAAATTTTACTTTAAGCGCATTACTGTTGATTGAGTTACAAAGCATTATTTGTATAGTAGCGGTGTTGCTATGTTCATTTGGATACTTTATTAAAACCGAGCATTAATAATAGCTAAGATAAACTTTTTGTATTAATTATTTTCCTTTATATGCAATGACAATAAGTAGAATAAACGTTATATTGTCGCAAAATTTTTGAATGGCGCTTTTAAAGCACTATTCTTACTTTAAATGATTACTTCAAATATAAGCAAAGGCGAATTGTGTCTAATTTTTGGAATCTGATTTTTTATAAAGCATCGTCAAACTTAATGGCGGAAAGTAAAAAAACGTATTTAAGTTTTTTATGGTGGTTTTTTGAACCAATGCTTTTGATGGTTATTTATTATTTAGTATTTGGCCTCATTTTAAGTGTGGAAACAGAAGACTTTGTGTCATATTTACTTATCGGTTTAGTCGTTTGGCAGTGGCTCTTCCGAACTGTTACTAATAGTGCTAACTCAATAACAGACGCAGGGAGTATAATTGGTAAGGTTTCAATTAATAAAGTTTTTTTCCCGGCTGTAACAGTATTAACTGACGCTGCGAAGTCTTTATTTGTATTTTTGGTGCTATTTCTATACTTATTTATTGTGGGTTATGAAATAACTAGTGCATATTGGGTTTTACCTCTACTATTTGCTTCAGAGCTTCTTTTAGTGATTGCTATTTCACTATGGGCTGCGCTCATTGTTCCATTTCTTCCTGATGTGAAAATTTTAATAAATAGTGTGTTAATGGCAATGATGTTTGCATCTGGTATTTTTTACTCTACAGACTTAATCCCCCCTAGTATCGAAAACTATTTTTATTTAAATCCTATGGCTTACCTGATTCAATGTTATCGGGATGTTTTACTTGAAGGGAATGTCCCTGATTTGGTTTATCTATCTAAAATGACATTTGTTTTTATCATTCTTATTCTAGGTGCATTAGCCTTTGCTAAGCGATTCAATAATTCTTATTTTAAAGTGGTTCTAAGATGACGAATGAAGTAGTACTTGAGCTTAAAGATGTAGATATAAATTTTCGAGAATCTTTCTCAATTTTTTCTAAAGAAAAAAATATTTTAAGGAATATTTCTTTAAGTTTGTTTAAGGGAGAAACATTAGGGGTCTTGGGGTCTAATGGAGCAGGAAAAAGTACATTGCTATCATTATTAGCAGGTGTTGTAAGCCCAGACAAAGGAACAATAAATACCTTTAAAAACAACGTTGCATTACTTAACTTGAACTTAGGCATGGACGTTCGTCTATCTGGTCGTAGGAATGCAGTATTGCAAGGCTTGTTTTTAGGCTATTCATATAATGATATATTTTTGAAAATGCCAGCAATAATTGAATTGTCTGGTTTAAGCGCTGTTATTGATAAACCTTTTTACACATATTCATCCGGTATGAAAGCAAGACTTGGTTTTTCTGTTGCCTTCCACTTAGACACAGATATTCTTTTGATCGATGAGATGTTAGGTGTAGGTGATGCTGAATTTAGAAGGAAGTCAACTTACTTACTTAAACAAAAGATTAATTCAGACCAAACTGTTGTATTGGTTACCCATAACATTAAATTACTTAAGCATTTATCCGACAGAGTGCTTTGGTTAGAAGATGGCCAAGTAAAAAAAATTACTGGGCCTGAAGAATTAGATAACATATTAGATTAAAGAGATTAAAGATGAGTTCAGACTTTCCAAATTTTTTACGTACAGCCGATACTTTATGTGGTCAAGTACTTAACCCAGAAAGTACGCGAGTACTATTTCACCATTTACCAAAAACAGCAGGTTCTACTTTCAGAGCAATTTTAGATGGTCTTTTTAATAGCAACGAAATTTGCCCAGCAGAAACTCATTGGGAGTTGCAAAAAAGTATCCAAGATAACCCTAATTTATATCGATTATTTGCAGGGCATTTTACTTATGATGTTATTGATAAGAACTTGAAAGGCGATATTTGGCTTACTTTTTTGCGTTCACCGGTAGAGCGCGTTGTTTCTCAGTACCATAATCATCTTCATGAAGCTAGACAACCAAAGTCATGGATTGATAGAGTACAAAACACAAAAACAGAAGATATTCCTATTAGTGATGAATGGCGTGAATACCATAAACTTATGAAAGATTATACCTTAATTGACTGGGTAACTTCTGAAAACCGCCATGCAAACGCTACAGCCTGTAACTTACAAACGCAATCTTTTATAAACCGTTATCAAACTGATGAGACTGGTTGTCGTATAGATAAAAGAGATTGGAGTATTTACGATGAAGATTTGGTTAATGAAGCTAAACGAAATCTAGCCAATAACTTTCAATTTATTGGATTACAAGAGTATTTTGATCTAAGTTTAGATATATTTTCAATGACATTTGGTAGATATCCGTTTTCAGATAGTTCTGCTTTTACAACTAATTTAAATATAGATAAAACCCT is a genomic window containing:
- a CDS encoding ABC transporter permease; the encoded protein is MSNFWNLIFYKASSNLMAESKKTYLSFLWWFFEPMLLMVIYYLVFGLILSVETEDFVSYLLIGLVVWQWLFRTVTNSANSITDAGSIIGKVSINKVFFPAVTVLTDAAKSLFVFLVLFLYLFIVGYEITSAYWVLPLLFASELLLVIAISLWAALIVPFLPDVKILINSVLMAMMFASGIFYSTDLIPPSIENYFYLNPMAYLIQCYRDVLLEGNVPDLVYLSKMTFVFIILILGALAFAKRFNNSYFKVVLR
- a CDS encoding ABC transporter ATP-binding protein; protein product: MTNEVVLELKDVDINFRESFSIFSKEKNILRNISLSLFKGETLGVLGSNGAGKSTLLSLLAGVVSPDKGTINTFKNNVALLNLNLGMDVRLSGRRNAVLQGLFLGYSYNDIFLKMPAIIELSGLSAVIDKPFYTYSSGMKARLGFSVAFHLDTDILLIDEMLGVGDAEFRRKSTYLLKQKINSDQTVVLVTHNIKLLKHLSDRVLWLEDGQVKKITGPEELDNILD
- a CDS encoding sulfotransferase family 2 domain-containing protein, translating into MSSDFPNFLRTADTLCGQVLNPESTRVLFHHLPKTAGSTFRAILDGLFNSNEICPAETHWELQKSIQDNPNLYRLFAGHFTYDVIDKNLKGDIWLTFLRSPVERVVSQYHNHLHEARQPKSWIDRVQNTKTEDIPISDEWREYHKLMKDYTLIDWVTSENRHANATACNLQTQSFINRYQTDETGCRIDKRDWSIYDEDLVNEAKRNLANNFQFIGLQEYFDLSLDIFSMTFGRYPFSDSSAFTTNLNIDKTLGSKYDLAFETRSLIEKRNSMDMELYQFAKELFFNRLRTLNKYYIDNDRLNRIASLNKSRTCSSNKVLNTNKIISIECVDYVQGFYSLERSGDKHFRWSGNESLCILELNECLKASTEYKVKVHAIAVLNEAVLESISVNVNGEVVSDFKVKKCLTGGYDVIFKVSGDAGSSVLSVQKIGIMSATEKEPTEQAGARQLGLAISSISIS